The DNA sequence TGTCTTGTTGATCTACCCCAAATCAAAACAACAACATATCAAAGAAGTACGTGCCTCTGTTCAAAAGAACTTTGGCGATAAGTTTGTATAAACATGGAAGGTAAATTCGGCCAACAAAATGTCACTCCTACCCCAAACGAGAATAGCGGTGAGGAAATGAAAAAAGACTTCAAGGGCTTTTTGGGAAGCACCAAAAAGTTTCTGATGGAAGTTCTAGAAATTAAGAGCAACACAGATCCGGTCGCTGCTAAAGAATCGATTATTGCCGATATTCCCTTCAAGGGACACACTTCATGGATTTTGATCTGTTCCATTTTCATCGCCTCGGTGGGGCTCAACGCAAACTCTACGGCCGTGGTCATCGGAGCGATGCTCATTTCACCACTAATGGGTCCGATTTTGGGTATGGGCATGTCTTTGGCCATCAATGATATCGATACTTTACGCCGTTCATTGAAGAACTTTGCCGTGATGGTGGTGTTGAGTGTGGTGACCGCATTTCTGTTCTTCTACTTTTTTCCCTTACGTGATGAATCTTCAGAATTATTGGCACGAACAAAACCTGATATTCGAGATGTGTTGATCGCCTTCTTTGGTGGGTTGGCCCTGGTTATTGCAAGGGCAAAAAAAGGTACCATTGCCAGTGTTATCTTTGGTGTGGCCATAGCCACGGCGCTGATGCCGCCATTGTGTACGGTGGGCTTTGGTCTGGCCATCGGCAAACCGCTTTATGCCGCTGGGGCTATGTACCTTTTTATCATCAATACCATTTTTATCGGTCTGGCGACTTTTTTGGTCATCAAGTACCTTAGGTTTCCCATGGTGCGTTATGCCAATTCGCGAAAAAGGCGATTTATCGCCCGGGTAGCTTCTTTGGTTGGGTTGGCGGTCATGGTTCCGGCCGGATTTACTTTTTATAATGTTTTTCTCGAATCGCTTTTCAGAAAACAGGCCCAGCAATTCTTGTCCGATACAGTGGAGATTTATGAGTTCAAGGGAAAC is a window from the Muricauda sp. SCSIO 65647 genome containing:
- a CDS encoding DUF389 domain-containing protein, which codes for MEGKFGQQNVTPTPNENSGEEMKKDFKGFLGSTKKFLMEVLEIKSNTDPVAAKESIIADIPFKGHTSWILICSIFIASVGLNANSTAVVIGAMLISPLMGPILGMGMSLAINDIDTLRRSLKNFAVMVVLSVVTAFLFFYFFPLRDESSELLARTKPDIRDVLIAFFGGLALVIARAKKGTIASVIFGVAIATALMPPLCTVGFGLAIGKPLYAAGAMYLFIINTIFIGLATFLVIKYLRFPMVRYANSRKRRFIARVASLVGLAVMVPAGFTFYNVFLESLFRKQAQQFLSDTVEIYEFKGNGRYENDLTDIHFDKNEGSYLEVAILGTEEVPENIINTWRNKKNGYSRLRDAELRVLQGGKDDSEEKFNYVSELYESKKAELLTKDERIRVLEEELASLSEAAAMQIPFQDISAEARANYENIDAMGFSYRIQTDFNKLDTIPLFEVKWKQNIGQGQIDNDQKRLSDWLKLRLQNNKIQVKQVKD